GTGCCCTCGTAGATCTTGCCGATCTTGGCGTCGCGCCAGCGCTTCTCGACCGGGTACTCGCGCGTGTAGCCGACGCCGCCGAACAGCTCGACGGCGGCCGAAGTGACTCGCTCGGCGACCTGCGAGGCGAAGAGCTTCGCCATCGCGGCCTCCTTCAGGA
This window of the Myxococcota bacterium genome carries:
- a CDS encoding acyl-CoA dehydrogenase family protein — encoded protein: LKEAAMAKLFASQVAERVTSAAVELFGGVGYTREYPVEKRWRDAKIGKIYEGTSNMQLQTIAKQIQKG